In Archangium violaceum, the following are encoded in one genomic region:
- a CDS encoding penicillin-binding protein activator, which yields MDVRPSPRRALLFALVLLMTACKTPTAVGGGSSHGSSSGSSSGSNQDDVPRGDPFPTKPSVEARKDARADQALAQAIQQSETAPRKQAAESFLAVRKSYPETTAGQEALYRAGVLFYDSQDYVNARKSFNELLFENPLHPQAQDAKRRLGRAALEVGAYRDAYQTLYSLAERAEGAERTQLLEDSAKAAEKAGLFGQSLQIAVDLAGNAQTPEAQQAAAARVQQLVEGRAGFMDIARVMEGLSTSNPAWPVLTFKLARVYYHLRDWTRLEETLNRFLAEAPNHPFAGQARELLARATRRVEVQPKTVGLVLPMSGKYKAVGEAVLRGVKLGLAGSDIELVVKDTQGDVNTTGQVMEQLAFDEGAIAVLGPITSDESRRAALVAEELQVPLLTLTRQEDITDIGAYVFRNMLTNSAQARAIADFAMKQKGFKSFAVLYPNLPYGVELANDFWDHVVESGGQVRGAESYDHDQTTFTNEAKKLVGRYYLEDRLDYIEGVREVQQQTSGQDAFRKRKAMEKMKGGVEPIIDFEAIFIPDEWKRVSLVAPALAVEDIVTNACDSRDLERIRKTTGKKDLKTVMLLGTNAWSSTKGASGLPELVERGGKFVTCSVYVDGFFVDSQRPATQRFVKAYRQANGNQDPSLLEAYGYDSARMVRQILESKQAPRSRGEFREALATLKDFDGATGKTAFDEKREARKPLFLLAVDNKGVTEVPPEKTAALGGS from the coding sequence ATGGACGTCCGCCCTTCTCCGCGCCGCGCGCTGCTGTTCGCGCTGGTGCTGCTGATGACCGCGTGCAAGACGCCTACCGCCGTGGGCGGTGGCTCCTCGCATGGCTCTTCCTCCGGCTCTTCTTCCGGCTCCAACCAGGACGACGTCCCCCGGGGGGACCCGTTCCCGACGAAGCCCTCCGTCGAGGCGCGCAAGGACGCGCGGGCGGACCAGGCGCTGGCCCAGGCCATCCAGCAGTCGGAGACGGCGCCGCGCAAGCAGGCCGCCGAGTCCTTCCTCGCGGTGCGCAAGTCGTACCCGGAGACGACGGCGGGCCAGGAGGCCCTCTACCGGGCGGGCGTGCTCTTCTACGACTCCCAGGACTACGTCAACGCGCGCAAGAGCTTCAACGAGCTGCTCTTCGAGAACCCGCTGCATCCGCAGGCGCAGGACGCCAAGCGCCGCCTGGGCCGGGCCGCGCTGGAGGTGGGGGCCTACCGCGACGCGTACCAGACGCTCTACAGCCTCGCCGAGCGTGCCGAGGGCGCCGAGCGCACGCAGCTGCTCGAGGACTCCGCGAAGGCCGCCGAGAAGGCGGGCCTCTTCGGACAGTCGTTGCAGATCGCCGTGGACCTGGCCGGCAACGCGCAGACGCCCGAGGCGCAGCAGGCCGCGGCGGCGCGGGTGCAGCAGTTGGTGGAGGGCCGCGCGGGCTTCATGGACATCGCCCGGGTGATGGAGGGGCTGTCCACGTCCAACCCCGCCTGGCCGGTGCTGACGTTCAAGCTGGCGCGCGTCTACTACCACCTGCGGGACTGGACGCGGCTGGAGGAGACGCTCAACCGCTTCCTGGCGGAGGCGCCCAACCACCCGTTCGCCGGACAGGCCCGCGAGCTGCTCGCGCGTGCCACCCGCCGCGTGGAGGTGCAGCCGAAGACGGTGGGCCTGGTGCTGCCCATGTCCGGCAAGTACAAGGCCGTGGGCGAGGCGGTGCTGCGGGGTGTGAAGCTGGGGCTGGCCGGCAGCGACATCGAGCTGGTCGTCAAGGACACCCAGGGCGACGTGAACACCACCGGCCAGGTGATGGAGCAGCTGGCCTTCGACGAGGGGGCCATCGCGGTGCTGGGCCCCATCACCTCGGATGAGTCGCGCCGCGCGGCGCTGGTGGCCGAGGAGCTGCAGGTGCCGCTGCTCACCCTCACGCGCCAGGAAGACATCACCGACATCGGTGCCTACGTCTTCCGCAACATGCTGACGAACTCGGCGCAGGCGCGGGCCATCGCCGACTTCGCGATGAAGCAGAAGGGCTTCAAGAGCTTCGCGGTGCTCTACCCGAACCTCCCCTACGGCGTGGAGCTGGCCAACGACTTCTGGGACCACGTGGTGGAGAGCGGGGGGCAGGTGCGGGGCGCCGAGTCGTACGACCACGACCAGACCACGTTCACCAACGAGGCCAAGAAGCTGGTGGGCCGCTACTACCTGGAGGACCGGCTCGACTACATCGAGGGCGTGCGCGAGGTGCAGCAGCAGACGAGCGGCCAGGACGCGTTCCGCAAGCGCAAGGCGATGGAGAAGATGAAGGGCGGCGTGGAGCCCATCATCGACTTCGAGGCCATCTTCATCCCCGACGAGTGGAAGCGGGTGAGCCTGGTGGCTCCGGCGCTGGCGGTGGAGGACATCGTCACCAACGCGTGCGACTCACGCGACCTGGAGCGCATCCGCAAGACGACGGGCAAGAAGGACCTCAAGACGGTGATGCTGCTGGGCACCAACGCGTGGAGCAGCACCAAGGGGGCCAGCGGCCTGCCCGAGCTCGTCGAGCGCGGGGGCAAGTTCGTCACCTGCTCGGTGTACGTGGACGGCTTCTTCGTGGACTCGCAGCGGCCGGCCACGCAGCGCTTCGTGAAGGCCTACCGCCAGGCCAACGGCAACCAGGACCCGAGCCTGCTGGAGGCCTACGGCTACGACTCGGCGCGCATGGTGAGGCAGATCCTCGAGTCGAAGCAGGCGCCGCGGAGCCGCGGCGAGTTCCGCGAGGCCCTGGCCACCCTGAAGGACTTCGACGGCGCCACCGGCAAGACGGCCTTCGACGAGAAGCGGGAGGCGCGCAAGCCCCTGTTCCTGCTCGCGGTGGACAACAAGGGCGTCACCGAGGTGCCACCGGAGAAGACGGCGGCGCTGGGGGGCTCGTGA
- a CDS encoding WD40 repeat domain-containing protein — translation MRTVAPRALAVVGLLALAGCEHAAPALAPEIVSRLESKPGAYLAGEVAGLDDSTVLDRKDFVWTLAFSPESSRVAYSHLGAREYQLALWTLKPVLAPVVNAGVNPAEFDLEALAFSPDGTLLASAGWDGMVRLYDAVTGAQKASLRTEEPLTTVAFHPAGRYLVVGSALGLVTALRVADLGFSFEVRPHQDRVSALAFAADGTLYSGSWDKHIRVFDTREETLRRDQTRLRFERRGGHAVVGGTVNGKSPVAFALDARTPAIVLGTQAAAAAGIDTAFLQDSVTLPSALGSNLARVARGQHLRLKGLELEVDVAVCDACLPQNVAGVLGAPFSERVDVAFDESTGEVVLTLKAPAAGTQEEERGLVFAPRATFTYEAHVNDVTVDAAGKRLGVALSEGKAERTRTIYEREKKGLVEPFSEQNAVALVDARNGQVLRKWTRHRGVVATAGISPDGRALASGGWDKQLYVWRDGAENPVAERTFGWSVRRVRFSPDGQWVGVAAWTPQKATGNQESEPAAALFTVRYAAPTVEWRQ, via the coding sequence GTGAGGACCGTCGCGCCGCGCGCGCTGGCCGTGGTGGGACTGCTGGCGCTGGCGGGCTGTGAGCACGCCGCGCCGGCCCTGGCTCCGGAGATCGTTTCGCGGCTGGAGTCCAAGCCGGGAGCGTACCTGGCGGGCGAGGTGGCGGGCCTGGATGACTCCACCGTGCTCGACCGGAAGGACTTCGTCTGGACGCTGGCCTTCTCGCCGGAGTCCTCGCGGGTGGCTTACTCGCACCTGGGTGCTCGCGAGTACCAGCTCGCGCTGTGGACGTTGAAGCCGGTGCTGGCGCCCGTGGTGAACGCGGGCGTCAACCCCGCCGAGTTCGACCTGGAGGCGCTGGCCTTCTCGCCGGACGGCACGCTGCTGGCGAGCGCGGGCTGGGACGGCATGGTGCGCCTGTATGACGCGGTCACGGGCGCGCAGAAGGCCAGCCTGCGCACCGAGGAGCCCCTCACCACGGTGGCCTTCCACCCGGCTGGGCGCTACCTCGTGGTGGGCAGCGCCCTGGGGCTCGTCACCGCGCTGCGCGTGGCGGACCTGGGGTTCTCCTTCGAGGTGCGGCCCCACCAGGACAGGGTGAGCGCGCTCGCCTTCGCGGCGGACGGGACGCTGTACTCGGGGAGCTGGGACAAGCACATCCGGGTCTTCGACACCCGCGAGGAGACGCTGCGGAGGGACCAGACGCGGCTGCGCTTCGAGCGGCGCGGGGGCCATGCCGTGGTGGGAGGCACCGTCAACGGGAAGTCCCCGGTGGCCTTCGCGCTGGATGCGCGCACTCCCGCCATCGTGCTGGGCACGCAGGCGGCGGCGGCGGCGGGCATCGACACGGCCTTCCTTCAGGACTCGGTGACGCTGCCCTCGGCGCTCGGCTCCAACCTGGCGCGCGTGGCGCGGGGCCAGCACCTGCGCCTCAAGGGCCTGGAGTTGGAGGTGGACGTGGCGGTGTGTGACGCGTGTCTGCCGCAGAACGTGGCGGGCGTGCTGGGCGCGCCCTTCTCCGAGCGCGTCGACGTGGCCTTCGACGAGTCCACGGGCGAGGTCGTCCTCACGCTGAAGGCACCGGCCGCGGGGACGCAGGAGGAGGAGCGGGGGCTGGTGTTCGCGCCGCGCGCCACCTTCACGTACGAGGCCCACGTCAACGACGTCACCGTGGACGCGGCCGGCAAGCGCCTGGGCGTGGCGCTCTCCGAGGGCAAGGCCGAGCGCACCCGCACCATCTACGAGCGCGAGAAGAAGGGCCTCGTGGAGCCGTTCTCCGAGCAGAACGCCGTGGCGCTGGTGGACGCGAGGAACGGGCAGGTGCTGCGCAAGTGGACGCGGCACCGGGGCGTGGTGGCCACCGCGGGCATCTCGCCGGACGGGCGCGCGTTGGCGAGCGGCGGCTGGGACAAGCAGCTCTACGTGTGGCGTGACGGTGCGGAGAATCCGGTGGCGGAGCGGACGTTCGGCTGGTCCGTGCGCCGGGTGCGCTTCAGCCCGGATGGGCAGTGGGTGGGCGTGGCCGCGTGGACGCCGCAGAAGGCCACGGGCAATCAGGAGAGCGAGCCGGCCGCGGCCCTCTTCACCGTGCGCTACGCCGCTCCCACCGTGGAGTGGCGTCAGTAG
- a CDS encoding NAD-binding oxidoreductase, whose protein sequence is MNDWHPTTVAAVLPAAEGLTELVLDIGGTPLVGTHRTPGQYVRLALPEVGESMFAIASPPEPFSTRWEFLLKGGSPLPDALVRLEPGAKVHSKRPEGRGFPLPQARGRDLLLFATGSGISPIRSVIESIRQERGSYGQVTLYFGARTPQAFAYEKELHHWEAAGIRVVRTVSQPGASGWQGLTGYVQTHLGEQPAADTLAFLCGQSGMVQEVIEALRTLGLPREAIHLNY, encoded by the coding sequence ATGAACGACTGGCACCCCACCACCGTGGCGGCCGTGCTCCCCGCCGCGGAGGGCCTCACCGAGCTCGTCCTGGACATCGGCGGCACCCCTCTGGTGGGTACCCACCGCACCCCGGGGCAGTACGTGCGCCTGGCCCTGCCCGAGGTGGGCGAGAGCATGTTCGCCATCGCCTCGCCGCCCGAGCCCTTCAGCACCCGCTGGGAGTTCCTCCTCAAGGGAGGCAGCCCGCTGCCGGACGCCCTCGTGCGGCTGGAGCCCGGGGCGAAGGTGCACAGCAAGCGTCCCGAGGGCCGTGGCTTTCCCCTCCCCCAGGCGCGAGGGAGGGATCTGCTCCTCTTCGCCACCGGCTCGGGCATCTCCCCCATCCGCTCCGTCATCGAGAGCATCCGCCAGGAGCGGGGCTCCTACGGGCAGGTGACGCTCTACTTCGGGGCGCGCACCCCGCAGGCCTTCGCCTACGAGAAGGAGCTGCACCATTGGGAGGCAGCGGGCATCCGCGTGGTGCGCACGGTGAGCCAGCCGGGCGCGAGCGGCTGGCAGGGCCTCACCGGCTACGTGCAGACCCACCTGGGCGAGCAGCCGGCGGCGGACACCCTGGCCTTCTTGTGCGGCCAGTCCGGCATGGTGCAGGAAGTCATCGAGGCGCTGCGCACCCTCGGGCTGCCCCGCGAGGCCATCCACCTCAACTACTGA
- a CDS encoding serine/threonine-protein kinase, with protein sequence MADPRTCETCGLAVPADTDFCPRDGTVLLGSSTSSLFPDDQASSRRTSPGRTVHVMEDPSAQDPLVGLKLGEYELRQRIGVGGMGLVYDGIQPLIGKRVAVKVLRPELAAAEEQVARLLAEARAVNAIRHRGIVDIFGFGQVPDGRQYIIMEYLEGVALDAYLAEKGRLPVSEVLDILDEVLSALGAAHGAGVVHRDLKPSNIFLVQQPDGSRYVKLLDFGLAKMGLPAGRTAQTRTDMVVGTPEYMAPEQARGQPVGPMTDLYALGVVAFEMVTGRLPFTGSSPVDLLMKHVDARPPRPSEFVSELPAALDAFVLQMLTKDPEARPGSAEQLRRQLLRLRDALHTPVHPPAPAPQAKPTVPEHPVKVHPENPEPTAPSKVSTPPPAPEAARPEPAPEDVRTPAVASPLKRLLPVGLGAVALAAVGGIVFALREPPPTPPPQVTVTQPKPQPAPEVQPSTGTTQAQQGTPATPPDAGTGLAVTQPEKPADNAVQPVAHHETSDTPTVVPKARPAPTQAALLRRIEQLERQVATGFGRDGQKLSPATHSTLEKLRRKAETAGTPEQRREMASQLDSWEKLFLRRK encoded by the coding sequence ATGGCTGATCCTCGTACCTGCGAAACTTGCGGTCTCGCCGTCCCGGCGGACACGGACTTCTGCCCGCGTGACGGCACCGTGCTGCTGGGCTCCTCCACGTCGTCGCTCTTCCCCGACGATCAGGCGAGCTCCCGGCGTACCTCGCCCGGAAGGACCGTGCACGTCATGGAAGACCCCTCCGCGCAGGATCCCCTGGTCGGTCTGAAGCTGGGTGAGTACGAGCTGCGCCAGCGCATCGGCGTGGGTGGCATGGGCCTGGTGTACGACGGCATCCAGCCCCTCATCGGCAAGCGCGTGGCGGTGAAGGTGCTGCGCCCGGAGCTGGCCGCCGCCGAGGAGCAGGTGGCGCGTCTGCTCGCCGAGGCCCGCGCCGTCAACGCCATCCGCCACCGGGGCATCGTCGACATCTTCGGCTTCGGCCAGGTCCCCGATGGCCGCCAGTACATCATCATGGAGTACCTCGAGGGCGTCGCCCTCGACGCGTACCTGGCCGAGAAGGGCCGGCTGCCCGTCTCCGAGGTGCTCGACATCCTCGACGAGGTGCTCAGCGCCCTGGGCGCCGCGCACGGGGCCGGTGTCGTCCACCGCGACCTCAAGCCGAGCAACATCTTCCTCGTGCAGCAGCCGGACGGCTCGCGCTACGTGAAGCTGCTGGACTTCGGTCTGGCCAAGATGGGCCTGCCCGCCGGCCGCACCGCGCAGACGCGCACGGACATGGTGGTGGGCACCCCGGAGTACATGGCGCCCGAGCAGGCCCGCGGCCAGCCCGTGGGCCCCATGACGGACCTCTACGCCCTGGGCGTGGTGGCCTTCGAGATGGTCACCGGCCGGCTGCCCTTCACCGGCTCCTCCCCGGTGGACCTGCTGATGAAGCACGTGGACGCGCGGCCCCCGAGGCCCTCGGAGTTCGTCTCCGAGCTGCCCGCCGCCCTCGACGCCTTCGTCCTCCAGATGCTCACCAAGGACCCGGAGGCGCGTCCCGGGTCCGCCGAGCAGCTGCGCCGCCAGCTCCTGCGGCTGCGCGATGCCCTCCACACCCCGGTGCATCCCCCGGCCCCGGCCCCGCAGGCCAAGCCCACGGTCCCGGAGCACCCCGTCAAGGTGCACCCGGAGAACCCGGAGCCGACCGCGCCCTCGAAGGTCTCCACCCCGCCCCCGGCTCCCGAGGCGGCGCGGCCCGAGCCCGCTCCCGAGGACGTGCGCACCCCGGCGGTCGCCTCTCCGCTCAAGCGCCTGCTGCCCGTGGGCCTGGGCGCCGTCGCGCTGGCGGCCGTCGGTGGCATCGTGTTCGCCCTGCGCGAGCCACCGCCCACTCCTCCGCCCCAGGTCACCGTCACGCAGCCGAAGCCCCAGCCCGCGCCGGAGGTCCAGCCCTCCACGGGGACGACCCAGGCCCAGCAGGGCACTCCGGCCACGCCCCCCGACGCGGGCACCGGCCTGGCCGTGACGCAGCCGGAGAAGCCCGCGGACAACGCGGTGCAGCCGGTGGCCCATCACGAGACCTCGGACACGCCAACGGTGGTGCCCAAGGCCCGCCCGGCCCCTACCCAGGCCGCGCTCCTGCGCCGCATCGAGCAGCTCGAGCGCCAGGTGGCCACCGGATTCGGCAGGGACGGCCAGAAGCTGAGCCCGGCCACGCACTCCACCCTCGAGAAGCTCCGCAGGAAGGCCGAGACGGCGGGGACTCCGGAACAGCGCCGCGAGATGGCCTCGCAGCTGGACAGCTGGGAGAAGCTGTTCCTGCGCCGCAAGTGA
- a CDS encoding transglycosylase domain-containing protein, with protein sequence MKTLLWLVLFLIGLAGVALPAVYLHAASKLPQLETEFDLEKQLRNSIEGERMSLRAGTFDRSRSIEYKRPEFARLPKDLVALYIAQLGCPTYFQTPREDGPAWAWRLFSLLTFGSEPPGDGACERLIATRLAMALGIQGNVELTVATHRLHSFLQKDQLIAYDLSALYFDRGIVGVEDAAFKVFRRELDTLQLPELAELALTLPPHSFYQDAVFCRNASLIRQNRDVLLDDLAAYKLVTEERASNARSQPVDCVR encoded by the coding sequence GTGAAGACCCTGCTCTGGTTGGTGCTGTTCCTCATCGGGCTGGCGGGCGTGGCGCTGCCGGCCGTGTACCTCCATGCCGCCAGCAAGCTGCCCCAGCTGGAGACGGAGTTCGACCTGGAGAAGCAGCTGCGCAACTCCATCGAGGGCGAGCGCATGAGCCTGCGCGCGGGCACGTTCGACCGCTCGCGCTCCATCGAATACAAGCGGCCGGAGTTCGCGCGCCTGCCCAAGGACCTGGTGGCCCTCTACATCGCGCAGCTCGGGTGCCCCACCTACTTCCAGACGCCGCGCGAGGACGGCCCCGCCTGGGCCTGGCGTCTCTTCTCCCTGCTCACCTTCGGCTCCGAGCCACCGGGAGACGGCGCCTGCGAGCGGCTCATCGCCACGCGGCTGGCCATGGCTCTCGGCATCCAGGGCAACGTGGAGCTGACGGTGGCCACCCACCGCCTGCATTCCTTCCTGCAGAAGGATCAGCTCATCGCCTATGACCTGTCGGCCCTCTACTTCGACCGGGGCATCGTCGGGGTGGAGGACGCGGCGTTCAAGGTGTTCAGGCGCGAGCTGGACACGCTCCAGTTGCCGGAGCTGGCCGAGCTGGCGCTCACCCTGCCGCCCCACTCCTTCTACCAGGACGCCGTCTTCTGCCGGAACGCGAGCCTCATCCGGCAGAACCGGGACGTGCTGCTGGACGACCTGGCGGCCTACAAGCTCGTCACCGAGGAGCGGGCGTCCAACGCCCGGTCCCAGCCGGTGGACTGCGTGCGCTGA
- a CDS encoding methyltransferase: MSGDATLGFRGEPVPCTPATLQLLSCAPILGSVLGAALDLRLFDHLAAGPLDAQELAARAGISGEGARRLLTALVALGLVEQEVGPRFRNGPLAAAVLTSDGEDSLVPFLQHQRRHVDSLFAHLGAAVRSGQSQFEHWPFVDPARHAGEAYTELARHPDEYALLMRAMDIASRGVGGLIAEQVDFTGVRRLVDLGGGGGQVAIELAQAVPHLSIELVDTPPARAYAAERIARAGLTGRIRCTVADLREDLGGTLEPADALLLSGVIGDFVAEERARILSRAVSLLRPGGLLLVSETLFHPERRGPLLPALLSLFMLLSTGGDNFTPEEMEGMLRTAGLSDIRLFFNGARGMRDLAVGRRPVPASEG; encoded by the coding sequence ATGAGTGGAGACGCGACGCTCGGCTTTCGAGGCGAGCCGGTGCCGTGCACGCCGGCCACCCTTCAGCTCCTCTCCTGCGCTCCGATACTGGGCTCGGTGCTCGGCGCGGCGCTGGACCTGCGGCTCTTCGACCACCTGGCCGCGGGTCCTCTCGATGCCCAGGAGCTGGCGGCCCGGGCGGGTATCTCCGGGGAGGGAGCGAGGCGGCTCCTCACGGCGCTGGTGGCGCTCGGGCTCGTCGAGCAGGAGGTGGGCCCGCGCTTCCGCAATGGACCCCTGGCGGCGGCGGTGCTCACCTCGGACGGAGAGGACTCGCTCGTGCCGTTCCTCCAGCACCAGCGCCGTCACGTGGACTCGCTGTTCGCGCACCTGGGCGCGGCGGTGCGAAGTGGTCAATCCCAGTTCGAGCACTGGCCCTTCGTCGACCCCGCGCGTCATGCCGGTGAGGCGTACACGGAGCTGGCCCGGCACCCGGACGAGTACGCGCTCCTCATGCGGGCCATGGACATCGCGAGCCGTGGGGTGGGCGGGCTCATCGCCGAGCAGGTGGACTTCACCGGGGTGCGCCGGCTGGTGGACCTCGGGGGCGGGGGAGGGCAGGTGGCCATCGAGCTGGCCCAGGCGGTGCCGCACCTGTCCATCGAGCTCGTCGACACGCCGCCCGCGCGGGCGTACGCCGCCGAGCGCATCGCGCGTGCCGGGCTCACCGGCCGCATCCGCTGCACGGTGGCGGACCTGCGCGAGGACCTGGGGGGCACCCTGGAGCCGGCCGATGCCCTCCTGCTGTCGGGAGTGATTGGCGACTTCGTGGCGGAGGAGCGCGCGCGCATCCTCTCCCGGGCGGTGTCCCTGCTGCGTCCGGGGGGGCTGCTGCTCGTCAGCGAGACGCTGTTCCATCCCGAGCGGAGGGGGCCGTTGCTGCCCGCGCTCCTGTCGCTGTTCATGCTGCTCAGCACGGGGGGCGACAACTTCACGCCGGAGGAGATGGAGGGGATGCTCCGGACCGCGGGCCTGTCGGACATCCGCCTCTTCTTCAACGGCGCGCGCGGGATGAGGGACCTGGCGGTGGGACGCCGCCCGGTCCCCGCATCCGAGGGCTGA
- a CDS encoding aminotransferase class V-fold PLP-dependent enzyme, whose protein sequence is MSASDFAALRARFPLFSERTYFATQCLGPTPSEMYVDLLEYARTLGLRNRSLPVWIERMGEFSRLLEQLLGAEPGSVALRDSVTAAQAAIASAVSPRPERHRILYSAIDFHSSRYLWSAQARRGFSVEELRPEDGVLLRPEEVLRHLDERVAIVALSLVSPRTGALLEVAPVVKAAHDAGALVVLDAYQAVGVVPVDVRRLGADVVVGGTHKWLGGGGLGLAFLYVRPALAERLEPAFPGWIGHREMVGFAETYEPAPGSARFQQGTPAIEPIYTGRAGLRFVLETGVERLRERSVALTTRMMARAHDAGLPVKTPREPERRGGMLCFDMEDGAVLVERMAALGIDIDTRPGAGVRVSPHPCNTEEECDRVIDELARLSRR, encoded by the coding sequence ATGAGCGCCTCGGACTTCGCCGCGCTGCGCGCCCGCTTCCCGCTGTTCTCCGAGCGCACCTACTTCGCCACGCAGTGCCTCGGCCCCACGCCCTCGGAGATGTACGTGGACCTGCTCGAGTACGCCCGGACGCTGGGGTTGCGCAACCGCTCCCTTCCGGTGTGGATCGAGCGCATGGGCGAGTTCTCCCGGCTGCTCGAGCAGCTGCTCGGGGCCGAGCCGGGCTCGGTGGCGCTCCGCGACAGCGTCACCGCGGCGCAGGCGGCCATCGCCTCCGCGGTGTCGCCGCGTCCGGAGCGTCACCGCATCCTCTATAGCGCCATCGACTTCCACTCCTCGCGCTACCTGTGGTCCGCGCAGGCGCGCCGGGGCTTCTCCGTCGAGGAGCTGCGGCCGGAGGACGGGGTGTTGCTGCGGCCGGAGGAGGTGCTGCGGCACCTGGACGAGCGGGTGGCCATCGTGGCGCTGTCGCTGGTGTCGCCGCGCACCGGGGCGCTCCTGGAGGTCGCGCCGGTGGTGAAGGCGGCGCACGACGCGGGGGCCCTCGTGGTGCTGGACGCGTACCAGGCGGTGGGCGTGGTGCCGGTGGACGTGCGGCGGCTCGGCGCGGATGTCGTGGTGGGGGGCACCCACAAGTGGCTGGGAGGCGGCGGTCTGGGGCTGGCCTTCCTGTACGTGCGGCCCGCGCTGGCCGAGCGGCTCGAGCCGGCCTTCCCGGGGTGGATCGGCCATCGGGAGATGGTGGGATTCGCGGAGACGTACGAGCCCGCGCCGGGGAGCGCGCGCTTCCAGCAGGGGACGCCCGCCATCGAGCCCATCTACACCGGCCGCGCGGGCCTGCGCTTCGTGCTGGAGACGGGCGTGGAGCGGCTGAGGGAGCGCAGCGTGGCGCTCACCACGCGGATGATGGCCCGGGCGCACGACGCGGGGCTCCCGGTGAAGACGCCGCGCGAGCCCGAGCGGCGCGGTGGGATGCTCTGCTTCGACATGGAGGACGGGGCGGTGCTCGTCGAGCGGATGGCGGCGCTTGGCATCGACATCGACACCCGGCCGGGGGCGGGAGTCCGCGTCTCGCCCCACCCGTGCAACACGGAGGAGGAGTGCGATCGCGTCATCGACGAGCTCGCACGTCTGTCCCGGCGATGA